From Calothrix sp. PCC 6303, a single genomic window includes:
- a CDS encoding YggT family protein, with translation MGTTESSLTFISSTLGTFVSLYTTILIIRVILTWFPTINWYNQPFAGLSQITDPYLNLFRSIIPPLGGIDFSAMLAIILLQVVGGLL, from the coding sequence ATGGGTACAACAGAAAGTTCACTAACATTCATCAGTAGTACTTTGGGAACATTTGTATCTCTGTATACAACCATCCTAATTATCCGAGTTATTTTGACTTGGTTCCCAACTATTAACTGGTACAATCAGCCTTTTGCTGGTTTGAGCCAAATTACTGATCCTTATCTGAATTTGTTTCGCTCAATTATTCCTCCCTTGGGAGGTATTGATTTTTCCGCAATGTTAGCGATTATTTTGCTACAGGTTGTGGGTGGTTTGCTGTAA
- the upp gene encoding uracil phosphoribosyltransferase yields the protein MTLQLRVYVPPHPLIKHWLAVARDAATPSVLFRSAMTELGRWLTYEAAREWLPTEETTVQTPLATCAATLINPQIPVAVVPILRAGLGLLEGAQTLLPLASIYHLGLMRDEATLEPMCYLNKLPEKFNPETRVLITDPMLATGGSIMATMAELVHRGVDPSLTRIVCVVAAPAALQKLSAAYPGLIIYSACIDEGLNEHGFIVPGLGDAGDRIFGT from the coding sequence ATGACGTTACAGTTGCGCGTTTATGTTCCTCCTCATCCATTAATTAAGCACTGGCTAGCGGTTGCTCGTGATGCAGCTACTCCTTCGGTGCTGTTCCGTAGTGCGATGACTGAGTTAGGGCGGTGGTTAACCTATGAAGCTGCTCGTGAATGGTTGCCAACCGAAGAGACGACGGTGCAAACACCTTTGGCTACCTGTGCGGCGACTTTAATTAATCCCCAGATACCTGTGGCGGTGGTGCCAATTCTCAGGGCTGGTTTAGGTTTATTGGAAGGGGCGCAAACTTTGCTGCCGTTAGCTTCTATTTATCACTTGGGTTTGATGCGCGATGAAGCGACTTTAGAACCTATGTGTTATCTAAATAAACTACCGGAAAAGTTTAATCCCGAAACTAGGGTTTTGATAACTGATCCAATGCTGGCGACAGGTGGATCGATTATGGCGACGATGGCAGAATTAGTACATCGGGGAGTTGATCCTAGTTTGACACGGATTGTGTGTGTGGTGGCGGCTCCAGCAGCATTACAAAAGTTGAGTGCAGCTTATCCTGGTTTGATTATTTACAGTGCTTGTATCGATGAAGGTCTAAATGAGCATGGGTTTATTGTACCGGGGTTGGGAGATGCAGGCGATCGCATCTTTGGAACATGA
- the crtH gene encoding carotenoid isomerase: MYDAIIIGSGIGGLVTATQLAAKGAKVLVLESYLIPGGSAGYFQRQEYRFDVGASMIFGFGEKGTTNLLTRALNAVGVSLETIPDSVQVHYHLPNNLDIKVERDYQQFLDNLIAYFPHEAEGIRRFYDECWRVFDCLNQMDLLSLEEPRYLLRVFLQHPLACLRLAKYLPLNAGDIAKRYIKDPELLRFIDMECYCWSVVPGAMTPMINAGMVFSDRHYGGVNYPKGGVGKIAEKLVEGLEMAGGKIEYQARVTEIILEKGQAVGIKLANGEVYHAHRIVSNATRWDTFGKLLPSEKLPNNEKIWQQKYHKSPSFLSLHMGVKAEVFPVGTECHHILLEKWEKMADSEGTIFVSIPTLLDSQLAPPGYHVIHAFTPHWLTDWENLSPSDYEAKKEAAAGRIIQRLEQIFPGLDAGLDYLEVGTPRTHRRYLGREDGTYGPIPRRKLLGLLNMPFNRTVIPGLYCVGDSTFPGQGLNAVAFSGFACAHRIAVDLRISR; this comes from the coding sequence ATGTACGATGCAATCATTATTGGTTCTGGCATTGGTGGCTTAGTTACAGCCACACAACTTGCTGCTAAAGGTGCAAAAGTTTTAGTATTAGAAAGTTATTTAATCCCTGGTGGTAGTGCTGGATATTTTCAACGCCAAGAATATCGCTTTGATGTTGGTGCATCGATGATTTTTGGTTTTGGGGAAAAAGGTACTACAAATTTACTTACTCGTGCCTTGAATGCAGTTGGTGTCAGTTTAGAAACAATTCCCGACTCGGTACAAGTTCACTATCATCTCCCCAACAACCTAGATATTAAGGTAGAGCGAGATTACCAACAATTTTTAGATAATCTTATCGCCTACTTTCCCCACGAAGCAGAGGGAATTCGCCGTTTTTATGATGAGTGTTGGCGAGTTTTTGACTGTTTAAACCAGATGGATTTGCTTTCTTTGGAAGAACCTCGCTACTTACTGCGGGTATTTCTCCAACATCCCCTCGCTTGCTTGCGTTTAGCTAAATATTTACCTTTGAATGCCGGAGATATTGCCAAACGCTACATCAAAGATCCAGAATTACTCAGATTCATAGATATGGAATGTTATTGCTGGTCGGTAGTTCCAGGGGCAATGACACCTATGATTAATGCTGGCATGGTATTTTCTGATAGACATTATGGTGGAGTGAATTATCCCAAAGGTGGTGTTGGGAAAATAGCCGAAAAACTTGTGGAAGGTTTGGAAATGGCTGGGGGAAAAATTGAATATCAAGCTAGAGTTACAGAAATTATCCTGGAAAAAGGTCAAGCAGTGGGAATAAAACTAGCTAATGGTGAAGTCTACCACGCCCACAGAATCGTTTCTAATGCCACTCGTTGGGACACCTTTGGGAAGCTTTTACCTTCCGAGAAATTACCAAATAATGAGAAAATATGGCAACAAAAATATCACAAATCACCGAGCTTTTTAAGTTTGCACATGGGAGTCAAAGCTGAGGTATTTCCTGTTGGGACAGAATGTCATCACATCTTGTTAGAAAAGTGGGAAAAAATGGCAGATTCAGAAGGGACGATTTTTGTCTCTATTCCCACCCTATTGGATTCACAATTAGCACCCCCAGGTTATCACGTCATCCATGCTTTCACGCCTCATTGGTTAACTGATTGGGAAAATTTATCTCCCAGTGATTATGAAGCAAAGAAAGAAGCTGCCGCAGGGCGAATTATTCAAAGATTAGAACAGATATTTCCCGGTTTGGACGCTGGGTTAGATTATTTGGAAGTGGGAACACCCCGCACCCATAGACGTTATTTAGGGAGGGAAGATGGAACTTACGGACCAATTCCTCGGCGGAAATTACTGGGATTACTAAATATGCCCTTTAATCGCACGGTAATTCCTGGACTTTACTGTGTAGGGGATAGCACATTTCCTGGACAAGGTTTGAATGCGGTGGCGTTTTCTGGGTTCGCTTGCGCTCACCGTATTGCCGTAGATTTACGGATATCTAGATGA
- a CDS encoding ATP-dependent nuclease: MRYTSFVITNFKGIQHLKLDIDGNPASKVSILVGLNESGKTTIMEALSFFYENIRDTNEKHLTLHPSGIVDKHSLIPKNRKDNFSDKTEISAFIELDEQEIKSLQKVLKENGFQCSEISPQMMIEFEFGFEDSSFKERRNYWNSQIKGKEGKKRTQQELSPDHKAWSPAYAFIKKQIPPIIYYPNFLFEFPDSIYLEEFPEEGREQAFYRLLLQDILDSLNNKLNLKIHIIDRVNNATRPNRENLNSVLNKMGAQITKLVFSENLSVFRADTSNKSITVSYPEVDEKNNILYVELQLKDGEDSYYIRERSLGFRWFFTFLLFTQFRVQRYQGSKSLIFLFDEPASNLHQAAQQRLAGALEELTKSEVSVIYSTHSHHLINPKWLESTFIVRNTALEYEKDDIDNFQPTNIEVEKYRTFVSHHPNQHTYYQPILDVLEYRPSNLEAIEDVLMVEGKNDFYVLSYFQDIIIKSKKKISLLPGTGSGSLDTAIRLYYAWGRQFCILLDSDEEGKKQKKRYQDLFGNIVMNRVFVLEDADPDWAGYATEKIFTNDDALTIQKSVFPDKQKFNKKLFNLAIQENLARASVVTVSKTTVDRFNKLLSFLCKSLE, translated from the coding sequence ATGAGATATACATCATTTGTCATTACTAACTTCAAAGGAATTCAACACCTCAAGTTAGATATAGATGGGAATCCAGCTTCAAAGGTGTCTATCTTAGTTGGTCTGAATGAGAGTGGTAAAACTACAATTATGGAAGCTCTCTCATTCTTCTATGAAAATATAAGAGATACAAATGAAAAGCATTTAACCCTTCATCCTAGCGGAATAGTTGATAAGCACTCTTTAATTCCTAAGAATCGAAAAGATAATTTTTCAGACAAAACAGAAATATCAGCATTTATTGAACTAGATGAACAAGAAATTAAATCACTACAAAAAGTTCTTAAGGAAAATGGATTTCAGTGTAGCGAGATTTCTCCTCAAATGATGATAGAATTTGAATTCGGTTTTGAAGACTCTTCGTTTAAAGAGAGAAGAAATTATTGGAATTCTCAGATTAAAGGAAAGGAAGGGAAAAAAAGAACGCAGCAAGAACTATCTCCAGATCATAAAGCATGGTCTCCTGCTTATGCATTTATCAAAAAACAAATTCCTCCTATCATTTATTATCCTAATTTTCTTTTCGAGTTTCCAGATTCTATTTATTTAGAAGAATTTCCAGAAGAAGGACGAGAACAGGCTTTTTACAGACTTCTTCTTCAAGATATCCTAGACTCTTTAAATAATAAGCTTAACTTAAAAATACACATAATAGACAGAGTAAACAATGCAACACGTCCAAATAGAGAAAATCTTAATAGCGTGCTCAATAAAATGGGGGCACAAATAACAAAGCTCGTTTTCTCTGAAAATCTCAGTGTTTTTAGAGCAGACACCAGTAATAAGTCTATTACAGTAAGTTATCCAGAAGTTGATGAAAAAAATAATATTTTATATGTAGAGCTACAGCTAAAGGATGGTGAAGATAGCTACTACATACGTGAAAGAAGTTTAGGCTTCAGATGGTTTTTTACTTTTTTGCTTTTCACACAATTTAGAGTTCAGAGATATCAAGGAAGCAAGAGCTTGATTTTCCTATTTGACGAACCAGCGTCTAATCTTCATCAGGCAGCTCAACAAAGGCTTGCAGGTGCTCTTGAAGAATTAACAAAATCAGAAGTCTCGGTAATATATTCAACTCATAGTCATCATCTCATAAATCCAAAGTGGCTCGAAAGTACTTTTATTGTAAGGAATACAGCCCTTGAATATGAAAAGGATGATATTGACAACTTTCAGCCAACCAATATCGAAGTAGAAAAGTATAGAACTTTTGTAAGCCATCATCCTAATCAACACACCTACTATCAACCGATCCTGGATGTATTGGAATATCGTCCCAGTAACCTTGAGGCAATAGAAGATGTCCTCATGGTCGAGGGAAAAAATGATTTTTATGTCTTAAGTTATTTTCAGGACATAATCATAAAATCAAAGAAAAAAATTTCACTTCTTCCAGGTACAGGATCGGGAAGTCTTGACACAGCTATTCGACTATATTATGCGTGGGGTAGACAATTTTGCATTTTACTAGATAGTGATGAAGAAGGTAAGAAGCAGAAAAAACGTTACCAGGATCTTTTTGGAAATATCGTCATGAATCGAGTATTTGTCCTTGAAGATGCTGATCCTGACTGGGCAGGCTATGCGACTGAAAAAATATTTACTAATGATGATGCTCTCACCATTCAGAAGTCAGTTTTTCCAGACAAGCAAAAGTTTAATAAGAAGCTTTTTAATTTAGCAATTCAAGAGAACCTTGCAAGAGCTAGTGTTGTTACTGTGTCTAAAACTACAGTGGATCGCTTCAATAAGCTCCTGAGTTTTCTCTGTAAATCTTTAGAATAA